The following are encoded together in the Pseudanabaena sp. FACHB-2040 genome:
- a CDS encoding cytochrome b5-like heme/steroid binding domain-containing protein yields MIAVISFLKRAPTEASPAVQVNLSTPNSVVSNSQDAPPPPLPNVWIYDGEAYDLTDFIKRHPGGEFFIGRTKNRDITVLVNVLHRNPAKVKQVLKKYSLGRPATPADMHPKYDAPPFLFKPDFDGWRDTPRFNFEPQGQLLNAIRVRLKTPEMQARIAQMDFLFNLVTGLLAVIYVLVEGIRFGLPQFMPIYLFAPLMAMLRISLSGAGHYLIHRAQVRFNKVFAHVFDINYVPMAHVVMDGHTLMHHPFTQSEVDIKRNVFTAVMDLPRYYRVPLHTLHKLGHIWTGMFVRATELSLLGIRFGVQNLYGDWRRALPHYLGLWAMRALLCGECLIFVLHGDGLAWLAQFVLTLWISTFMIVASHDFEDDAAETTPDDSQDWAVQQIQNSYDLTMVGNKYIDCFLSAGLSPHRVHHVLPFQKSGFANIASEAIVREEAAKLGVAWDAPKNFFCDRLPVMARYYLLTPSRQAREENLSLLQEHLNPKALRTSLLYIYRGFIGVGSI; encoded by the coding sequence ATGATCGCCGTAATCTCCTTTCTCAAAAGAGCACCCACAGAAGCCTCTCCCGCTGTTCAAGTTAACCTGTCCACCCCAAATTCAGTCGTTAGCAATTCACAAGACGCACCTCCCCCACCCTTGCCCAATGTCTGGATTTACGATGGCGAAGCCTACGACCTGACTGATTTCATCAAGCGGCATCCAGGCGGCGAGTTTTTCATTGGCCGCACCAAGAACCGCGACATTACTGTGCTGGTCAACGTGCTGCACCGCAACCCGGCCAAGGTCAAGCAAGTGCTCAAGAAGTATTCGCTAGGACGGCCCGCCACTCCTGCAGACATGCATCCCAAATATGATGCACCGCCCTTTTTGTTTAAGCCTGATTTTGATGGCTGGCGCGATACGCCCCGGTTTAATTTTGAGCCTCAGGGTCAGCTACTCAACGCAATTCGAGTACGGCTGAAAACGCCTGAAATGCAGGCCCGGATTGCCCAGATGGACTTTCTTTTCAATCTGGTGACGGGGTTGCTGGCTGTGATTTATGTGCTGGTGGAAGGCATTCGCTTTGGGTTGCCTCAGTTCATGCCGATCTATCTGTTTGCGCCGCTGATGGCGATGCTGCGGATCTCTCTCTCTGGCGCGGGGCACTACCTGATCCACCGGGCTCAGGTGCGGTTCAACAAGGTTTTTGCCCATGTGTTTGACATTAACTATGTGCCGATGGCCCATGTGGTGATGGACGGCCACACGCTGATGCACCATCCGTTTACCCAGAGCGAAGTGGACATCAAGCGCAATGTCTTTACGGCGGTGATGGATCTGCCCCGCTATTACCGAGTGCCGCTGCATACGCTGCACAAGCTGGGCCACATCTGGACAGGCATGTTTGTACGGGCAACGGAGCTGTCTCTGCTGGGAATTCGCTTTGGGGTACAAAACCTTTATGGCGATTGGCGGCGGGCGCTGCCCCACTACTTGGGTCTGTGGGCGATGAGAGCCCTTCTCTGCGGTGAGTGCCTGATCTTTGTCCTCCACGGCGATGGGCTGGCTTGGTTAGCTCAATTTGTCCTTACTCTCTGGATCAGCACGTTCATGATTGTGGCCAGCCATGACTTTGAGGACGATGCCGCTGAGACGACCCCGGATGATAGCCAGGACTGGGCGGTGCAGCAGATCCAAAATTCCTATGACCTGACCATGGTGGGCAACAAGTATATTGACTGCTTTTTGTCTGCTGGGCTGAGTCCTCACCGGGTGCACCACGTTCTGCCCTTTCAAAAGAGCGGCTTTGCCAATATTGCCAGTGAGGCGATTGTGCGAGAGGAGGCGGCCAAGCTGGGAGTGGCCTGGGACGCGCCGAAGAATTTCTTTTGCGATCGCTTACCCGTTATGGCCCGCTACTACCTGCTGACCCCCTCCCGCCAAGCCCGAGAAGAGAACCTAAGCCTACTGCAGGAACACCTCAATCCCAAGGCGCTACGCACATCCCTGCTCTACATCTACCGAGGCTTTATTGGAGTGGGCTCAATCTAG
- the glgB gene encoding 1,4-alpha-glucan branching protein GlgB: MPTAAPEQVWRIVENQHQNPFEILGSHPIEENGHRRWVVRAYLPDAEAAWVIHPEERSEYPMQQTHHPHFFECEINTEELAANYLLKVKEGEHERVMHDPYAFKSPLLTDYDIYLFSEGNHHRIYEKMGAHLATVDGVEGVYFAVWAPNARNVSIIGDFNTWDGRKHQMRRINGVWDLFIPGLSNGEKYKYEIKNWEGHLYYKSDPYGNQQEVRPATASVVNDLAYTWNDAEWLEQRRQGNPHEQPISVYEVHLGSWLHGSGDTPPENGYVVEVSAKPEARFLTYRELADTLVPYVKKLGYTHVEVMPVAEHPYDGSWGYQVAGYYAPTSRFGTPQDFMYFVDQCHQNGIGIIVDWVPGHFPKDSHGLAYFDGSHLYEHADPRKGEHKEWGTLIFNYARHEVRNFLVSNALFWFDKYHIDGIRVDAVASMLYLDYDRKQGEWVPNQYGGRENLEAVEFLQQLNYLLFGYYPGVLSIAEESTAWANVSRPTYIGGLGFNFKWNMGWMHDILDYFNTDPVYRRYHQNNITFSIWYAYSENFMLALSHDEVVHGKGNLYQKMPGDPWQKFANLRALYAYMFTHPGKKTLFMGMEFGQTTEWNSWLDLDWSLLNHEPHQQLQNFMSELNALYRREPALYTDDFSTNGFEWIDCNDADNSVVSFLRKDKHSDEFLLIVCNFTPNPQYDYWIGVPKPGYYREILNSDAQDYGGSSVGNYGGKATQAWDNPVWPYALSLTLPPLGVLVLKLEAE; encoded by the coding sequence ATGCCTACTGCTGCACCGGAGCAAGTCTGGCGGATCGTCGAAAACCAGCATCAAAATCCTTTTGAAATTCTGGGTTCGCACCCAATCGAAGAAAACGGCCATCGCCGCTGGGTGGTCCGGGCGTACTTGCCTGATGCCGAGGCTGCCTGGGTGATTCACCCCGAGGAAAGGTCTGAGTACCCAATGCAGCAGACCCACCACCCCCATTTCTTTGAGTGCGAGATTAATACCGAAGAACTGGCCGCCAACTATTTGCTCAAGGTCAAAGAAGGCGAACATGAACGGGTCATGCATGATCCCTACGCTTTTAAGTCACCATTGCTCACTGACTACGACATCTACCTATTCAGTGAAGGCAACCATCACCGTATTTACGAAAAGATGGGGGCACACTTAGCCACCGTTGATGGGGTTGAAGGGGTTTACTTTGCAGTATGGGCCCCCAATGCTCGTAACGTCTCCATCATTGGCGACTTCAATACCTGGGATGGCCGCAAGCACCAGATGCGGCGGATTAATGGCGTCTGGGATTTGTTTATTCCGGGCTTGAGCAACGGCGAAAAATACAAGTACGAGATTAAAAATTGGGAAGGCCATCTCTACTACAAATCCGATCCCTACGGTAACCAGCAGGAGGTACGCCCCGCCACAGCGTCCGTCGTGAACGACCTGGCCTACACCTGGAACGATGCTGAATGGCTGGAGCAGCGGCGGCAGGGTAACCCCCACGAGCAGCCCATTTCTGTCTACGAAGTGCATCTTGGCTCCTGGCTGCATGGCAGCGGCGATACGCCGCCCGAAAATGGCTATGTTGTGGAGGTCTCTGCCAAGCCCGAAGCTCGCTTTCTGACCTACCGGGAACTGGCCGACACCCTAGTTCCCTACGTCAAGAAGCTGGGCTACACCCACGTTGAGGTGATGCCGGTCGCAGAACACCCTTACGATGGTTCCTGGGGCTATCAGGTAGCTGGGTACTACGCCCCTACGTCCCGCTTTGGCACGCCTCAAGATTTCATGTACTTTGTCGATCAGTGCCACCAAAACGGCATCGGCATTATCGTAGACTGGGTGCCCGGCCATTTCCCCAAAGACAGCCATGGACTGGCCTACTTCGATGGCTCTCACCTCTATGAACACGCCGATCCTCGTAAAGGTGAGCATAAAGAGTGGGGTACGCTGATCTTCAACTATGCTCGCCACGAAGTTCGCAACTTTTTGGTTTCCAACGCCCTGTTCTGGTTTGACAAGTATCATATCGACGGCATTCGGGTAGATGCGGTCGCCTCGATGCTCTACCTTGACTACGATCGCAAACAGGGCGAATGGGTTCCTAACCAATACGGTGGTCGGGAAAACCTGGAGGCAGTCGAGTTTTTGCAGCAGCTCAACTACCTGCTGTTTGGCTACTACCCCGGCGTGCTCTCAATTGCTGAGGAGTCTACAGCCTGGGCTAATGTCTCTCGTCCTACTTACATCGGCGGCCTAGGCTTCAACTTCAAGTGGAACATGGGCTGGATGCACGACATCCTCGACTACTTCAATACAGATCCGGTCTACCGCCGCTACCACCAGAACAACATTACTTTCTCTATCTGGTACGCCTACAGCGAAAACTTTATGCTGGCCCTGTCTCACGATGAGGTCGTACACGGCAAGGGCAACCTTTACCAGAAGATGCCGGGCGACCCTTGGCAGAAGTTTGCCAATCTCCGTGCCCTCTATGCCTACATGTTTACCCACCCCGGTAAAAAGACCTTGTTTATGGGGATGGAGTTTGGTCAGACTACTGAGTGGAATAGCTGGCTCGATCTCGACTGGAGCTTGCTCAACCACGAGCCCCACCAGCAGCTGCAAAACTTCATGAGCGAACTCAATGCCCTCTATAGGCGTGAGCCCGCCCTTTACACCGATGACTTTTCAACTAATGGGTTTGAGTGGATCGACTGCAACGATGCCGACAACAGCGTGGTCTCGTTTCTCCGCAAAGATAAGCACTCAGACGAGTTCTTGCTGATCGTCTGCAACTTCACCCCAAACCCTCAATATGACTATTGGATAGGCGTTCCTAAACCAGGCTATTACCGGGAAATTCTCAACAGCGATGCCCAAGACTACGGTGGCAGCAGCGTCGGCAACTATGGGGGCAAAGCTACTCAAGCCTGGGACAACCCTGTCTGGCCTTATGCCCTGAGCTTGACGTTGCCGCCTCTAGGCGTGTTGGTGCTGAAGCTAGAGGCTGAGTAG
- a CDS encoding DUF2949 domain-containing protein, whose amino-acid sequence MSATKQRQLIDFLQGDLAIPADAIALALRQTEQAPSTMPMVLWQYGLVTLEQLNRIFDWLEAA is encoded by the coding sequence ATGTCAGCAACTAAACAGCGTCAGCTGATTGATTTTTTGCAGGGCGACCTAGCGATTCCGGCAGATGCGATCGCACTGGCCCTCCGTCAGACAGAGCAGGCCCCCAGCACAATGCCAATGGTGCTTTGGCAGTACGGACTGGTTACCTTGGAGCAGCTCAACCGCATTTTTGATTGGCTAGAAGCAGCCTGA